DNA from Dietzia lutea:
GCGCGGGTTCTGCGACATGGTCGCCGTGCTGGTGGAGGAGTACTCGCCGACGGGCCTGGTGGCCGCCCTGGACCGCGAGTGGCGCCCGGCCTGGCGGGTGGAGTTGTTACCGTCGTACAAGGCGCACCGGGTGGGTGACGACGGCGAGGAGGACGCCCCCGAATCCCTGGGCCCGCAGGTCGGCGCGATCCGCGAGGTCCTCGGCGCCGCTGGCCTCGCCCAGGCCTGGGCGGAGGACGCGGAGGCCGATGACGTGCTGGCAGCGCTGTCCGCTCGGGATCGCGAGGTGCTGGTCGTCACGGGCGACCGCGACCTGTTCCAGCTGGCCTCGGCGACGACCACCGTCGTGTACGTGGGGGCGGGGATGAAGAAGCGACTCGCATACAGCCCGCAGGTCGTGGCCGAGCGCTTCGACCTGCCCGCGGGCGACGACGCGCGGGTCTACGCGGACTATGCCGTGCTCGTCGGGGACGCCTCGGACGGCCTGCCGGGTGTCGCCGGGATCGGCGCGAAGACCGCTGCCACGCTGCTGCGCGAGTACGGCGACCTGGACGGGATCATCGCCGCCGCGGGCGACCCCGGTTCGGCGTTGAGCGCCCGCCAGCGTAAGGCGATCACGGAGGGAGCTGACTACCTGACCGCGGCGCGCGGGGTGGTCCGGCTGGGCGGGCGCGCGTTCGATGTGCGGTTCGACGGCGACGTGGACGGCCGTCGCGGGCCGGCGGACTCCGGGCGGATCGAGTCGCTGGGTGAGTCGACGGGCCAGGCGCGCGCGATCGGCCGGCTGGTGGAGGCGACGGCCGTCCTCGACGAGGTCTGACCCGCCTCCGAGCGACTGTCGTCACCATGGTGGCGACCCGCGCGGTTCAGCGCGACGGATGCGGCCAGCGGGTGGGCTCAGG
Protein-coding regions in this window:
- a CDS encoding 5'-3' exonuclease, whose translation is MSQGPLMVLDSAGLWFRAFHSVPEKITGPDGAPANAVRGFCDMVAVLVEEYSPTGLVAALDREWRPAWRVELLPSYKAHRVGDDGEEDAPESLGPQVGAIREVLGAAGLAQAWAEDAEADDVLAALSARDREVLVVTGDRDLFQLASATTTVVYVGAGMKKRLAYSPQVVAERFDLPAGDDARVYADYAVLVGDASDGLPGVAGIGAKTAATLLREYGDLDGIIAAAGDPGSALSARQRKAITEGADYLTAARGVVRLGGRAFDVRFDGDVDGRRGPADSGRIESLGESTGQARAIGRLVEATAVLDEV